A stretch of Perognathus longimembris pacificus isolate PPM17 chromosome 1, ASM2315922v1, whole genome shotgun sequence DNA encodes these proteins:
- the Eif3l gene encoding eukaryotic translation initiation factor 3 subunit L isoform X1 → MSYPADDYESEAAYDPYAYPGDYDMHTGDPKQDLAYERQYEQQTYQVIPEVIKNFIQYFHKTVSDLIDQKVYELQASRVSSDVIDQKVYEIQDIYENSWTKLTERFFKNTPWPEAEAIAPQVGNDAVFLILYKELYYRHIYAKVSGGPSLEQRFESYYNYCNLFNYILNADGPAPLELPNQWLWDIIDEFIYQFQSFSQYRCKTAKKSEEEIDFLRSNPKIWNVHSVLNVLHSLVDKSNINRQLEVYTSGGDPESVAGEYGRHSLYKMLGYFSLVGLLRLHSLLGDYYQAIKVLENIELNKKSMYSRVPECQVTTYYYVGFAYLMMRRYQDAIRVFANILLYIQRTKSMFQRTTYKYEMINKQNEQMHALLAIALTMYPMRIDESIHLQLREKYGDKMLRMQKGDPQVYEELFSYSCPKFLSPVVPNYDNVHPNYHKEPFLQQLKVFSDEVQQQAQLSTIRSFLKLYTTMPVAKLAGFLDLTEQEFRIQLLVFKHKMKNLVWTSGISALDGEFQSASEVDFYIDKDMIHIADTKVARRYGDFFIRQIHKFEELNRTLKKMGQRP, encoded by the exons GTGATCCCAAGCAAGACCTTGCTTATGAACGTCAGTATGAGCAGCAGACCTATCAGGTGATTCCTGAAGTGATCAAAAACTTCATCCAGTATTTCCATAAAACTGTCTCGGATTTGATTGACCAGAAGGTGTATGAGCTGCAGGCCAGTCGCGTCTCCAGTGATGTCATTGACCAGAAGGTGTATGAGATCCAGGACATCTATGAGAACAG CTGGACCAAGTTGACTGAAAGATTCTTCAAGAACACACCTTGGCCTGAGGCTGAAGCCATTGCCCCCCAGGTTGGCAACG ATGCTGTGTTCCTGATTTTGTACAAAGAGTTATACTACAGGCACATATATGCCAAAGTCAGC GGGGGACCCTCCTTAGAGCAGAGGTTTGAATCCTATTACAACTACTGCAATCTCTTCAACTACATTCTTA ATGCTGATGGGCCTGCTCCCCTTGAACTGCCCAACCAGTGGCTGTGGGACATCATCGATGAGTTCATCTACCAG TTCCAGTCATTTAGTCAGTACCGCTGCAAGACCGCCAAGAAGTCAGAGGAGGAGATTGACTTCCTCCGTTCCAATCCCAAAATCTGGAATGTTCACAGCGTCCTCAACGTCCTTCACTCCCTGGTGGACAAGTCCAACATCAACCGGCAGCTGGAGGTGTACACGAGCGGAG GTGACCCTGAGAGTGTGGCTGGGGAGTATGGGCGACACTCCCTCTACAAGATGCTCGGCTACTTCAGCCTGGTGGGGCTCCTGCGCCTGCACTCCCTCTTGGGAGATTACTACCAGGCCATCAAGGTGCTGGAGAACATCGAACTGAACAAGAAG AGCATGTATTCCCGTGTGCCCGAGTGCCAGGTCACCACATATTATTACGTCGGTTTTGCATATTTGATGATGCGTCGCTACCAGGATGCCATCCGAGTCTTTGCCAACATCCTCCTCTACATCCAGAGGACCAAGAGCATGTTCCAGAGAACCACGTACAAGTATGAGATG atcaACAAGCAGAACGAGCAGATGCACGCGCTGCTGGCCATTGCGCTCACCATGTACCCCATGAGGATCGACGAGAGCATCCACCTCCAGCTGCGAGAGAAGTACGGGGACAAGATGCTGCGCATGCAGAAGGGCGACCCCCAGGTCTACGAGGAGCTGTTCAGCTACTCCTGCCCCAAGTTCCTGTCACCCGTGGTGCCCAACTACGACAATGTGCACCCCAACTACCACAAAGAGCCCTTCTTGCAGCAGCTGAAGGTGTTCTCGGATGAAGTGCAGCAGCAAGCCCAGCTCTCCACCATCCGCAGCTTCCTCAAGCTGTATACCACCATGCCCGTGGCCAAGCTGGCTGGTTTCCTGGACCTCACTGAGCAGGAGTTCCGGATCCAGCTTCTTGTCTTCAAGCACAAGATGAAGAACCTGGTGTGGACCAGTGGTATCTCCGCCCTCGATGGGGAATTCCAGTCAGCCTCTGAGGTTGACTTCTACATTGATAAG GACATGATCCACATTGCAGACACCAAGGTCGCCAGGCGCTATGGGGATTTCTTTATCCGTCAGATCCACAAATTTGAAGAG CTTAATCGAACCCTGAAGAAGATGGGTCAGCGACCCTGA
- the Eif3l gene encoding eukaryotic translation initiation factor 3 subunit L isoform X2 — translation MSCRPVASPVMSLTRRCMRSRTSMRTDAVFLILYKELYYRHIYAKVSGGPSLEQRFESYYNYCNLFNYILNADGPAPLELPNQWLWDIIDEFIYQFQSFSQYRCKTAKKSEEEIDFLRSNPKIWNVHSVLNVLHSLVDKSNINRQLEVYTSGGDPESVAGEYGRHSLYKMLGYFSLVGLLRLHSLLGDYYQAIKVLENIELNKKSMYSRVPECQVTTYYYVGFAYLMMRRYQDAIRVFANILLYIQRTKSMFQRTTYKYEMINKQNEQMHALLAIALTMYPMRIDESIHLQLREKYGDKMLRMQKGDPQVYEELFSYSCPKFLSPVVPNYDNVHPNYHKEPFLQQLKVFSDEVQQQAQLSTIRSFLKLYTTMPVAKLAGFLDLTEQEFRIQLLVFKHKMKNLVWTSGISALDGEFQSASEVDFYIDKDMIHIADTKVARRYGDFFIRQIHKFEELNRTLKKMGQRP, via the exons ATGAGCTGCAGGCCAGTCGCGTCTCCAGTGATGTCATTGACCAGAAGGTGTATGAGATCCAGGACATCTATGAGAACAG ATGCTGTGTTCCTGATTTTGTACAAAGAGTTATACTACAGGCACATATATGCCAAAGTCAGC GGGGGACCCTCCTTAGAGCAGAGGTTTGAATCCTATTACAACTACTGCAATCTCTTCAACTACATTCTTA ATGCTGATGGGCCTGCTCCCCTTGAACTGCCCAACCAGTGGCTGTGGGACATCATCGATGAGTTCATCTACCAG TTCCAGTCATTTAGTCAGTACCGCTGCAAGACCGCCAAGAAGTCAGAGGAGGAGATTGACTTCCTCCGTTCCAATCCCAAAATCTGGAATGTTCACAGCGTCCTCAACGTCCTTCACTCCCTGGTGGACAAGTCCAACATCAACCGGCAGCTGGAGGTGTACACGAGCGGAG GTGACCCTGAGAGTGTGGCTGGGGAGTATGGGCGACACTCCCTCTACAAGATGCTCGGCTACTTCAGCCTGGTGGGGCTCCTGCGCCTGCACTCCCTCTTGGGAGATTACTACCAGGCCATCAAGGTGCTGGAGAACATCGAACTGAACAAGAAG AGCATGTATTCCCGTGTGCCCGAGTGCCAGGTCACCACATATTATTACGTCGGTTTTGCATATTTGATGATGCGTCGCTACCAGGATGCCATCCGAGTCTTTGCCAACATCCTCCTCTACATCCAGAGGACCAAGAGCATGTTCCAGAGAACCACGTACAAGTATGAGATG atcaACAAGCAGAACGAGCAGATGCACGCGCTGCTGGCCATTGCGCTCACCATGTACCCCATGAGGATCGACGAGAGCATCCACCTCCAGCTGCGAGAGAAGTACGGGGACAAGATGCTGCGCATGCAGAAGGGCGACCCCCAGGTCTACGAGGAGCTGTTCAGCTACTCCTGCCCCAAGTTCCTGTCACCCGTGGTGCCCAACTACGACAATGTGCACCCCAACTACCACAAAGAGCCCTTCTTGCAGCAGCTGAAGGTGTTCTCGGATGAAGTGCAGCAGCAAGCCCAGCTCTCCACCATCCGCAGCTTCCTCAAGCTGTATACCACCATGCCCGTGGCCAAGCTGGCTGGTTTCCTGGACCTCACTGAGCAGGAGTTCCGGATCCAGCTTCTTGTCTTCAAGCACAAGATGAAGAACCTGGTGTGGACCAGTGGTATCTCCGCCCTCGATGGGGAATTCCAGTCAGCCTCTGAGGTTGACTTCTACATTGATAAG GACATGATCCACATTGCAGACACCAAGGTCGCCAGGCGCTATGGGGATTTCTTTATCCGTCAGATCCACAAATTTGAAGAG CTTAATCGAACCCTGAAGAAGATGGGTCAGCGACCCTGA